One Peromyscus leucopus breed LL Stock chromosome 2, UCI_PerLeu_2.1, whole genome shotgun sequence DNA window includes the following coding sequences:
- the LOC119087498 gene encoding PRAME family member 6-like, producing MSFEAVPTLQQLAMQRLLADEDLAISALEELPIMLFPPLFEEAFIERQTKVVKAMVVSWPFPCLPLGALMCQAKVDNFQAVLDGMDWLNNQNVWPRRCRLQVLSLQDVYDDFWEGCVGKKSTQWTKPVDATTEGKKHQLKVVVEYSLMYLTLTDYNSAFMLWLIQRRDTMWIYFVLCGSGIK from the exons ATGAGCTTTGAGGCTGTTCCCACACTCCAGCAGCTTGCCATGCAGCGGCTGCTGGCAGATGAAGACTTGGCCATCTCTGCTCTGGAGGAACTTCCCATAATGTTGTTCCCACCACTCTTCGAGGAGGCCTTCATTGAGAGACAGACAAAGGTTGTGAAGGCCATGGTAGTATCTtggcccttcccctgcctccctcttgGGGCGCTGATGTGCCAAGCCAAAGTGGATAACTTCCAGGCTGTTCTTGATGGGATGGATTGGCTGAATAACCAGAATGTTTGGCCTAG GAGGTGTAGACTACAAGTGCTCAGTTTGCAGGATGTGTATGATGACTTCTGGGAAGGATGTGTTGGAAAAAAGTCTACGCAGTGGACCAAACCTGTAGATGCCACAACAGAGGGAAAGAAGCACCAATTGAAGGTGGTAGTTGAATACTCCCTCATGTACCTCACTCTCACAGACTACAATAGTGCCTTCATGCTGTGGCTCATTCAGAGAAGAGATACCATGTGGATCTATTTTGTTCTGTGTGGTTCAGGAATTAAATAA